Genomic segment of Streptosporangium sp. NBC_01755:
CGTCGGCGAGTGGCCAATGCTTGGCGTTGATCTGCTCCGCTGTGCGGCGCACGATCGCGTCGATCGTGTCGGGCAGCTGCCTGCGATACCGGGCTGCTGCCGCAAGCGTCGACCCGTACGGCAGTTGGGAGGCGATCAGGTCACCCTGGCCATCCAGTGCGATACGAGCCGCATCCTGGGCGCCGGCCACGGTTTGGGTGCGGACCAGGTCAGCGAGACGGGTCAGAGCGGCGGCGATGACGTCGAGGGCGGACATGGCGCGGGCGGTCTGCTCGACCTGCCGGCGGGACGGCCACCCGCCCTCCCCTACTTGGAGAAGCTCGGTGATGCCCGCGGCGACCTCTAACGCCATCTGGTCCCAGGCCCTCACCCAGGCTTGCACCAGGGATCTGGTGACGTCGGCGAGGATCGAGCCGACCGCGCGCCGCATCTCCTCAACCAGGCGGATGGTGTCGGAAGTGATCGGCATGACCACCCCCGCCTACGCCTCGGCTGGTTCCAGCTCTTCGTCTACGGGTTCCTCGTCGACGACCTCATCAGGGGATTCGCCCGCGAGGAGCGCCGCCGGATCTCCGCCGTTGCGGAATGCGTCCACCGCGGCTTGCCCGGCGCTCTCCCCTGGCGGAATGAAGGCCCCGTCCTCTGTCGTCAATTCGTCGAGGATCTCGTCGATGTCCTCCACCCCCAACGCCTCCAGCAGGAGACGCGCCACGACGAGCGGCGGCAGGTACTGGGGGCCGTCTGCTTCGGTGATGGCCTTCACTAAGACGGTGACGTCGACGTCGTCGATGTCGGGCCACGAGATTTCGAGGGTCTGCTCGGTGTCGCCGTCCAGGGTGATGGTTTCGCGGCCGGTCTCGTCTCGGGTGATCGCGCCTTTCAGCGCTCCCTTGGGTGCTCGCACGGCTTCGTGGATGACGTAGGTGAGGATCGCCCGGTACATCTCGGTCCACACGCCGCGGCGGAGCTCCATGGTGCGCTCAGTCGGCGTGTCGAGTGTCTCCGCGGTCGCTCGGGCTCCGGTGGTGCCGGGATCGCCGAGCAACATCGTCACCGGCACATCCAGGCCAGCGGCGACCATCGCGGCGAGCGGCCGACCCGAGTCGGAGTCGATCGTGGCACCGCTCTTAGGCACGGCCTCCAACGCCATGTCGGGCGTCATGAGTGCGGTCGCGCCGGCGTGCTGCGGCTCCCCCGAATACCGGTCGGCGGCGGGTCCAGCAGCGATGCGGGACCGGGCCGCGGCCTGCCTGCTGCCCTTCGAGGTGAGCTTCCACGCGAAACGGGACAAGGATTTGATCAGCCTTGCCCAGTCGGTCAAAAACTCCTTGTACGCCTGAGCCCAGTCGATCGCCGCATACGCGTCGGGAACCCCGTACTTCCAGCCCTTCAGACCGCCGACCTTGACGTGGTAGACCGGTGCGTCCCAGTAGATGGTGGCGTCGCCGCCGAGCTGCCCTGGGACGGCCTTCGGGCGGTGGGCAGGCCGGTAGCCGAGCGCCGGATAGTAGGCGGTGCGCAGGTTCGCCGAGTAGCCGCCGAGGATCTCATCGGCAGCGGACTCGTACCAGACCCGCTTGTAGAACCAGACCTCGCTGCTGTCACGCGGGTTGGTGATGACGTCGGCGATCTCATCCCAGGGGATCGACCGAGCCCGCACCTTCCCTGTCACCGGCAAGGTGAACAGGGCAAAGAACAGGTTTCCATCGGTGCCGAGTGCCCGCTCGTTCTCCTCGGACGCTTGGCTGCCCGTGAGGGTCCGCCGGTTGCCGTCGTCGGCGAGGAACTCCTGTACGACCGCGTTGACGTCCTGGCCAGCGCGGACAGCTTTGCCCTTGCGCTGCTTACCATTGGCCCTCGCGCTGATCTGCACGCCCTGGCCCCACACGTACGCCGTGCGCAGCGCGAGACCCCGCTTGATCAGGGTGTTCTTCAAGGCCATGACCCGGACTACGGCGGTGATCTGCCGCAACCCCTCACGGGAGAACTCCTGGTCAGCCATCGAGGTCAGGTGCTGCCAGCCTGGCTCGTTCATCCGGTTTTCGAGGTCAGCTATCGACTCCTGCAGGTGCTCCACAGTGGCGCGTTCCTGCCGAAGGATCTCCGCTTGCTCAGCCCGCCCGGTAGCCCGGTACCAGGTTTCCCGGACCGGAGCGGTGAACGACTCTCGCAGGGAGGCGGCAAAGCCCACAACGCCTCCTCAAGCAGCTAATACGGAGATATCTCGTATCCGCCCAGGCCATCATCGAGGTCATCGGAATCGATGATCAGCAAGCCGGACAGGATCGGGGCGAGCAGCATCCGGTTGATCGCCTGCGTGCAGGCGTCCACCTGGTCATCGTGGGAGCCGTTCGGAAACCCGCTGTGCTCCTGGAGAAAGTCGCCGATCCACGGCGCGACCTCCGGACTTGGCAGGTAGACGGAGCCGCCCTCGATGAACGGGGTGACCGCGCGGGCCCGCGACTCCTTCGACCCGTCAGGCTCGACCGGGATCAGGCCGGGCACCTGGCGGGACAGCGAGTTGATGACCGCGGTGCCGTTGGCTTTGTCTTCCACGTACTTCGCGGACGCTTGCGGCCACTTCGCGGCCATTTGCCGGAGTTCAGCACAGGTCTCGGTGAACGACAGTCGGGCGTGGACCTGGTCGAGAAGGAACAGCTCCAGCCCGTACCTGGCCCACACCTGGCCGACGACGTAGTCAGAGCCGTCGGTGGCTTTGAACGCCATGTCCCACGACATGGCAACCTCATCAGCGCCCGCAACCCAGTGAGAGCCGTCAGGGCGGACGATCCACCGCTGCCCGTGGTACTCCTGCCACCACTCGCGCAAGAAGATATCGCCGGCCGCCGGGGCGGGGCGGCCCTGGTAGAGGCTCGCCCAAGTGCGGGATCCGGAGCGGACCTTGATGGCTTCCCACTGCTTCTTGGTGCGGCCCCGGGCGGAAACCATGAACTCGCCCGGCGCGCGGCCGAGCGGGTCTGTCTCCCCCTTGGCCGGGTCGTGGTCGGCCTGGGCGGGGATGTTCACGACCCGCCACAGCTGGCCGTCCTCTGCGGCGAGGAGACGACCGGCGAGGTCGTCTTCGTGCCAGCGCGTGAGAATCAAGACCACGGGAGCGCCGGGGGCAAGGCGGGTCGCGGCGACGTCAGTCCACCAGTCCCACGCCCGTTCCCGGTAGGTCGGCGAGTCAGCCTGAGCGCGGTCCTTGATCGGATCATCAATGAGCATCAGGTCAACCGGGCGGCCAGTCAGAGCCCCGCCAATGCCTGCCGCATAAACGCCGCCCTCTTGGCCGGCGAGTTGCCACTCGTGCTGAGCGGACAGGTCATCGCGGACCGTCAGGCCGAGCTCGGCGCCGTGGACGGTGATGTCGTCACGGATCGCACGGCCCCACCGGCGGGCCACACCGTGCTCGTAGGACGCGATGGCGATGCGGGTGTCGGGGCGCTGGGTGAGGGCCCAGAGAGGGAACCGGCGGGAGACCCTCTGGGATTTTCCTTCCTGGGGCGGCATGGAGATGACCAGCCGGCCATCAGGGGTATCGAGCAGCCGGACCAGTTCGGCGTCGATCAGGTCAAGAGCGGGGGTCTGCCTGGTCTTGGGGTCAAGCGCCTTCGCCAGCTCGCCCGGCGTTCCCCACCGCGGCCTGAGATGGCCCAGCTTGTTCAGCGCCGCGTTCCGCAGAGCCGCCAGCAGTCGCTCTTGCGCAGCCACCGGCCAGTCCTGCCAGCCGCGAGGCAATGTCGCAACGGTCATGGGCACC
This window contains:
- the terL gene encoding phage terminase large subunit, with product MTVATLPRGWQDWPVAAQERLLAALRNAALNKLGHLRPRWGTPGELAKALDPKTRQTPALDLIDAELVRLLDTPDGRLVISMPPQEGKSQRVSRRFPLWALTQRPDTRIAIASYEHGVARRWGRAIRDDITVHGAELGLTVRDDLSAQHEWQLAGQEGGVYAAGIGGALTGRPVDLMLIDDPIKDRAQADSPTYRERAWDWWTDVAATRLAPGAPVVLILTRWHEDDLAGRLLAAEDGQLWRVVNIPAQADHDPAKGETDPLGRAPGEFMVSARGRTKKQWEAIKVRSGSRTWASLYQGRPAPAAGDIFLREWWQEYHGQRWIVRPDGSHWVAGADEVAMSWDMAFKATDGSDYVVGQVWARYGLELFLLDQVHARLSFTETCAELRQMAAKWPQASAKYVEDKANGTAVINSLSRQVPGLIPVEPDGSKESRARAVTPFIEGGSVYLPSPEVAPWIGDFLQEHSGFPNGSHDDQVDACTQAINRMLLAPILSGLLIIDSDDLDDGLGGYEISPY